The segment TGTGTCCTCTGTGGTTCAATCGCTTCTTCCCCACTGAATACGGGGGGGGGAAAAGCAGACGGGGGGAGAGACAGGCAGGAATGCCTGTCCTACAGAAGAACGCCGTTGCCAGCGAGGGTGCCAGCCGGCCGCTACCGCTTCGTCCAAACCGGCGACGGTTCGATCGCGGGACCCACCGGCTTGCCCGAATCCTTCCGGCCGGATCCTTCAAATCGGCTAATGACCTTCACCGTCATATCATGGTCGCACAGCATCTGGCAGCTCAGCCGAATGCCCGGCTGGTCCAGCAGCCCCTTGGCCGTCAGGACGGCTTTTTCCGCTTCGGTCATCGCGTCCGGTTCGCCTGCGACGAACTGCACGCGGCAACTCGTGCACTTGGCGAAGCCGCCGCAGGCGTAGAGCTGGTCGACCTTCGCGCCCTCGGTCAGCGCCAG is part of the Tepidisphaeraceae bacterium genome and harbors:
- a CDS encoding 2Fe-2S iron-sulfur cluster-binding protein — encoded protein: MPKLTVENVGEFEVSPVKRLVLALTEGAKVDQLYACGGFAKCTSCRVQFVAGEPDAMTEAEKAVLTAKGLLDQPGIRLSCQMLCDHDMTVKVISRFEGSGRKDSGKPVGPAIEPSPVWTKR